The nucleotide window AAGTGAGGACTTCACATTCATATCCAGAAAGAGCGAGGACGGGCCGAACGAATCCGGAAGCTCCCCTTCCAGAACACGAGCCCTGAACGTGATTGCATTCACTCCCGCCCCGGGGTCGGAAAGCTCAATCACGCAGCTGAAAGATTTTCCGTCCTCCACGACGTTGAGTGTGCCGTTCGGGGGGTCGGCCTTGAGAAGAACGGCTTTGGTATTCCATATCTTGATAAAGTCTTCGACAAAGAAATGCCCGGCCTCCCTTTTCACGCCAAGCGCATAGAAAGCCACAATAGGAATTCCATTCAGAGTCAGTTTCCCGTCCTTGAACGAACCCGTGTCGGCGGTCAGAATGAACAGATACCGGGGATTTTTCGAATCATCTATCACGTGCCCGGCGTTGGCGAAGACAGCGCAGGCTCCGAATAAAATCGCTATAGTAAGCATCAGTCGTTTTATCATTCTATCCCTCCGCTCCATACATAAATGCGTTCGTAGCAACACATTCTGATTTCCAATTATACTCCATTTTATTCCCTTTCCGCCCCGCTCTCTCCGAGTCTGTATCCGGCTTTTCGTATAATCCCCCTGCCCGCTTCGCTGACAATGTATTTCATCCACAGGGACGCGGCCTCTTTTTCATTTGACCCGGCAAGTACCACGGCCGCCTGCTCTATCGGCTCGTGCATATCTTCGGGAATCGGCCACGCCCACCTCCTGTCCTTGTCCCGGAGTTCGGGGTACGCCACGAATCCCGCCTCAGCCTCCTTTGCCCTCACGAGCGCAAGCGTTCCCACGATGCTCTCACCGTAAACGACTTTGTGCCTCACCTTCTCGTAAAGCCCCATGCTCTCAAGCGCCTCGGCGGCGGCCCTGCCATGCGGAGACTTTTCAGGATCCACAACGGCGATCCTGTTAAACTGACCCGATCTTAAATACTCCTCTCCCGTTCGGTTAAGCTTCCAATACGTGCTGTACAGCGAAATGGTGCTGAGCGCGTAGACTACAAGGGAGTCCGCCCGCCCTTCCGAAACGAGCAGTTCGGGATGCTCGGTATCGTCCGACATGAATACCTCATACTCGAAGCCCAGACGTATCTTCTCCACAAGCTCGCCGCTCGCGCCGGTCGTTATGCAGACTCGGTTCCCCGTGCGCCTGGAGAAATCCTCGGCCAGCTTCACCGCGGCGCCCGTAAATACGTCGGCGACGGCGACCCTGAGTCCCGTTTCACATATGCCGTCCACTTCAACTGTAGGATTTTTCGCGCAGGAACAAAAGACAAGCACGCTCAGTAGCACACAACTAGTCAGGAACCTCATAGACAACCTCCGGGTTTATCAGGGAAATTTGATACGCGGTTTTTATTTTAACACTTTACAGGAAATATTTGAGTCCGTAGATTCACTCGCCGGATATTATCATTCTTTCCCTCACTGTTACAGGGGGGACTATTTCTACTAACGGGAGGAACAGGACGCCCTCGGCTAATGACAAATTATCCAGGCCATCCTCGTACAGATGTCATAAACCAAATTCAAGAACCGGACGCCCTTGAAGAATGGTACGGAAGCTGATTATTTGCGGCACTGCATATTTGTAACCGAACCAAGGGCGGATTTTTCTTTCCAAAATCCGATCACCCTGAGTTTAACGAAGGGTGCACCCCTTTCCCCTACTCCTCTGCTGAACAAAGAACGTCATCCCGAACACCGATTCAGAATCCCCCTTTCTCTTTCCCGACATTCACAGAAATTGCGTTAAAAAAATAAATTACGGAATTGTAAAAATATTTTAGGGATGCGGATGAATTAAAATATTTTAGATGAAGTAATTTATTTTTAGCTATTTCTGTTAAGTCGGTGATTTTTGTTTCTTTTCATCAAGGAAAAGAAAATATATTGCTTTTGTATGAGCGGCAACTCGCAGCGGTACTCCCTTAAATATCATTAGCAAGCAATTCCCGAACTGCTCGTCTTTTGTTTTTTCCTTCCCCAACATTACAGAATTGGCGCCGGCCATCTCTTCCCCGGCCCTACGACGGATGCCCCCGTCGTAGACGCCAAGCGCGCTCCTAATCGCAGTCGCCGATTCTCTTGCCGCTACCCTTACTGTTGACCGTAACTTCCTGGTCCTCCATCATTCCTTTCATATTTAATTTCCAGCTAAGCGTCGTTTGCGTAGTGCCGTACTCAGCCGTGCCCCTCATGGGGAGCATCTGAGTGCCGCCTTTACAATCGATATCGAAAGTAACATTGTTGCCCTTTTTCTTCATATTGCTGACAGAACAGTTTTCTCTATCCGGCAGAGCGGCCTGCGGATCGAATTTTGATTCGGTTATACACGTTTCCTCCGTCCTCGTCATGGGCTCCGGCTTCAGGTTAGTGCTCGTCTCCTTTTTGATCTCATACTTTCCGGGCGTAACTTCTAACGTCATATCCTCCGCCTCAGCCCCGGCAAAGGAAGCGGCGGCGAATATCAGCATAATCAGCGTCGTAATCGTATATCTCATATGATCTCTCCTTATCTATGGTTAAAATATTTAGTCTAAAGTATATTTAACGTTCCCTCTATTGCAAAGCGAATAATCCGCGCTCATATTAGATTTCTCCCCCAGCTCCGCCGCCAATCCTGCCTTCCCCACCCGCCCTTTTCCCCCTACGACTAATCGTGGATCCTCATCACTCCCGAATAGGAGCCCATATTAAGCGCAAAAAAATCCCCCGCTCCGCCATAAGGCGGAACAGGGGAGCAACATCCGGTTAAATTCGATTGTTAATGCGGAGCGGACATCTTGCCCGCCCGCAGTCTCAATGAACAGTGTTTACATGCCGCCCTTCACACAATAAGCGCGAACTTCCACCTTAAGGCAGTTATCAGGCGCTCCCGCTCCCGCATTGCGGAAAACGGATACCTTCCATCCGGTCCAGCCGCTCGGGTTGGTGTTGTCGGCCATGCTCGAGGACACGCGTACCTCTTTCATGTTGATAGTTGAACCATCCGGAACGATCGAGTAACCGCCGCCGATGGCGATGTATCCAGGCATGCAGCGCGCCGTGAAGTCGAGCGGCCTACCTGCGAGCATACTCATCTGCTGGCTCTCGGCCATCTCCACCACCTCTACTCCCGCCGCCTCGACAGCGCTCATCCGTGCGGGCCCGCATCTCTCCGAGCAGGATATTCCTTCCTGTGAAGCGCAGGTCATTCCCACCGGCTCCGCCGGCGCCATATCGTTCTGAGCGTAGCCCGTGCCTGTGAAGACAAAAAGCATAAAAGCGCCGAACAGAGCGCCCGTTAATACAGTATTGACCAGTGATAATCTCTCCATATCTTAATATCCTCCTTTAAAATAATTTAGTAATCCCCTATTGCCGATTTTACTACATAATAAGCCCGGTTTCAATGCGCCGTGCCCCATAATTATACACCTCATATTAGACCTATGTCCGAAATACGCCCGCAGCGGCACACATGAAGTGTGCTATCGAAGGATGTCATCATTTCATTTCCTTCCCCCCAACGTGGGGGAAGGTTAGGATGGGGGGGGACCTACCCGCTCATCCTGAGCGGACACGTAGTGTCATTCTAGATTTCTGTGTGACCCCGTAGTATACCATCACAAGTGTGTAAAGAACCCAATCATCCTGAGCGCACCCGAAGTGTGCAGTCGAAGGACGATTTCTCCCCTCCCCTCAGTCAAACAATACCCCGTCATTGCGAGCGAAGCGTATTAAGCGAGCGCGGCAATCTCCTTTTTCAAGCCCCTTCATCCTGAGCCCGGTCGAAAGACGACCCCCGTTACCCCTCACCGGAACAACATCACCGGAGGCGGCACCCTGTTTTCTACGGGCTTTACCGTCCGCAGATAGGCGTATATAGCTGTCAGCTCCGCGTCGTCAAGCTCTCCGAGCTCCCGCCACGGCATAGGATATAGTATTCTCCTTCCGAGTCCCATGTGTCTGCCCTCCCGCATGGTCTCCACAAACATCTCCTCTGTCCACGCGCCTATCCCGGTCTCATTGTCTGGAGTGATATTCGCGGAAAACACCAGCCTGTCGTCCGAAGCCCAGACGGTGTTATCCAGGTTATCGAGAAACTCCAGATACTCCGCCGTACCCATTATCATGTCCCCCATCTCCGGTATTTTCTCGTCGGCGGGGTGCCCTGACAAAAGCCTGCCGGGATCGGGAGCCGCCTTTCCTCCAGGCCCCGCAACCTCAGGCGTATGACAGAAATTACACTTCCACTCCTCTATCAATTCTTTACCCCTCTCCTCCTGAGCTGCGCTGTACGACGCCTTGCCGCCGGTCCCCGAGTCTCCGTCGCTTGCGGGCTTCACGCCGCATCCCGCTACGAGAACTGCGGCAAGCAAAACGCCTGATATCAAGATGATTAATGAAATTGAATTTGATCTTTTCATGTCTGGACTCTCCCTTAATATACTTTAACTATTATGCCCGATTCGCAGGATTAATTAACTGATTCGCATAAACCGCGGGGGCTGAATCAGCGGCTGTCCGGATACCCTTTACGGGTGCGCCAACCGCGGGCTGTTGCATTAAATACAAACCGAATCTATATTTAATCATAGCTGTTTCTGTATCGGCTCTATCTAACAAAGATATTCGTTTCGGGGGCGTCAAAATGAATACATATGTGAAATATACACTTATTGCAGCATTTCTTTGCTCATTTATGATTATTGTTCCTGGGGCGTACGATGCTTATTCCCAGGTTCCTCCAGCCGAAACGCCCTGCAACATCCTGGAGGGAGCGCCCAGAGGCCTCTGCCACGCTTACTGTGAGGCGATGGACTGCGACTCCGAAGAGCCCAGAGCAAACCCTAAAGCCTGTGGAAGAATATTCGACAAGTTAGTCGAATACACCGGGGAAGCCCCTCCGTGCGAAGAAGAAGTCTGCGCAGAAGAGATAATCGAAACGTGCGGAGGAGAGACCGTATTTTGTAACGGCGAGCTTGTCTGCAGCTACGTAATAGGGCGCGGAGGAGACTGCGAGCTGAACGACTGCCCGGCCGAATAAAAAGCGCTTTGCCTTGCGCCATAAATACATCCGGCCGGACAGAAGCTTCTTCTTCGATCCCCCTGAACACAAATAGTTGACGCCTGTTCGTCCTTTATAGTACGATGTGAATAATCCGTAATGATTATTAACTGGAATTACATATCTCCGAAGGGAAAATTATGAGAGTAATCCTTGCGCTTATAGCTGTTATTGCGCTATCAGCGGCAGATGCGTTTGCGGGCATCGAACAGGTTGTTGTGAGCAGCGTACCCACCCTCGGCGAATGGGGAATGATTGCTATGTTTGCCCTACTCGGCATTGTCGGCTTCATCGCACTCAGAAAACGCCTCGCTCAGGATAATTAGCTTTACTTGCGCAGTCTTCCTCAAACGTACCCGTAAACTCCAGGGCGCGAGAATTCATTACCCCTCGGCGTTCTTAAAGAATTTGATTCCGGTCGTATGAGTGGATTTTTGTCCCTCTCAATAATAAAGAGTAGACAAGGGTAGTTATAAACATCCTCCATCCCCGTTCCGCACCGGCAAGCCTTCTTTGGCCGCCGCCTGATAAAAGACAGCAAACCATCCTCCATTTAAATTTTATTATCTACGCATAAGAATTAATACTGCGGATCCTCAAACGGTTCCTCATAACCCTCTTCCTGATAAGGCTCCTCTTCCGGGTAAACTTCGTCTCCGTACTCAGGGTCTCCGTAGTCATCGTCGTACTGCTCCTCAGCTTGGTCGTCATAAATCGGCTCTTCCTCGTACGGTTCTTCAATTTGTTCTTCGTACCCTTCTTCGCCGTAGTCCTGATCGTCGTAATAGTCTTCCTGCAGCTGGCACGTCTCTATGCAGCCCTCTTCTCTCGGCTCCAGGAAGTCACCGGGAAATCCGCCGTCGGATATCGGGCTGACATTATCCCCGAGCGGCGAATTAGCCGCGCGTGCGTTCATCGACGGGACGCCCCACGCTGAAATAAACACGAGTAATACGGCAGGCAGTAAAATATTGATTGCCAATTTCATAAATTCCTCCGCATGTTCCAATTAATAGATACAAATATAACCCATACCAACCCCCTAATCACTATTTTTTTCACGCGTAGTGTGTCTTTACGATTTCTGCACAGAATCTGCGCTCATATTCGATATCTTCGGCACTCTTGCGAATATCATCGGCAGTGGATAAAAAACCCGCTCATCCTGAGCGCACACGAAGTGTGCAGTCAAAGGACGATTTCCACGAAAACCCCCCGATATACTCAGCGGGCGCACTCAAGCCCACTCATCCCGAGTTAAATCGAAGGATGCCGTCTTTCATTTCCCCCCTCCCTGCCCTCCGCCAGCCAATATCCCGTCATTGCGAGCCCTTCGATAATCTCAGGATAAACTCCGCGCGGCAATCCCGCATTTTTCCTTTTCCTTCCCCGATATTACAGAACGATTTCGATCAACAATTGCGAGTGAGTAAGCAATTGGTCGCCCTCGGCTGACTGCAAATTATCCAGTCTATCTTGTTAAAAATATCATAAAACCAAATTGAGAAATCGGACGCCTTTGCCTACAGAGGTGGAATTAAAACATTTTAGCGTTAACAGAAGATTCTTAGCCATATTCCGTACAGTCGTCGTCTTTTCAGAAAACACACTATTTGTGTGCTTCTTTCCAAATCCCCCGGTCTCAATATCTTTCTCCCCATTTCAAAAATTCCTGTAGTATCCCGCGAACTATACGTTAAACTTTTACAAGTTGCTCATGCCCGAAAAACCAAAGCACAAATACGCCGCAGTTGTTTTTTGTGTGCTCCTCTTATTCCCGGCGGGCGTCCTCAATGCGAAGGACGTAAAGGAACAGGTGATAAGGGAGACGATACTCGACGAGCAAATAAGCTCGTTCTGCCGGCTTAACTGTATCGGGAACGAAAGGGAGGGCACGCTCAAGAGCCTTATACTCACACCTGCCGGAAAAGACCGCTACGCCGTGACCGGCACAGCCGCCCTCAGAAACCGGCACGTCATGAGAAACCCTTTCGAGTACGTGTTATACGACCATACAGTTTACGTGAGCTCGCGCGGCACGCTCGACTCCGACACATGCATGCTCCGCGTTGACGACGCCTCGGTGGATAACGACTACAGAGGCATATTCACCGAAATGCTGAAGTCCGAAAGCGACGTTATAGGGAAGGAATTTATTGTCCCCGACTGCCGCCGCTTTATTGATGAGCAGGCAAATCAGTAGCCGGACCCATTGGCAGATTGCAACCGGGCAAGTGTTCTTCGATCATAGGTGCATTAACCCAAAACTTTCAGAATCTCGCCTTTTTCCTTTTCCTTCCCCGACATTCACAAACGATTTCGAGCGTGCCGAGGAATCGGTCGTTTTTATCCTAAAGGCTAGCCTCCAACTTTCTTGGCTTCCATATTTCATATTGCGATATTTGGCGTTAAGAAAATTGATTATTAAGGCGTAAAAATCTTTTTGGGGCCGTGGCGGAATTAAAAGATTTTAGCCTTAGTAATCAGTTTTTAGCTATATTCTGTGCAGTCGGTGATTTTTGCTTCTTTTCATCTAGGAAAAGAAGTAAGTCTTTTGTCTTCTCTTTATCATTGGAAGAAAATAATATTGCAATAGTGCAATAAAAAATCTCTAATGCGCGGCGCCGAATTCCTTCGTCAGATTCACGTCGAACTCCACATCCGCCTTACCCCCGCCGTCCGGAGTATCGTCGAATTTGATTTTTCCGGCGAGCCTGCCGTCCGTGTCGGCAGTGGGCCGGAACACGCTCTTGTGAGTAGCGCCTGAATACTGAAGCGTGCCTCCCTTGAGCGATACCCAGTAATAGACTACCGGCCCAGTCTCGAACTGCATCGTCATCCCCTCCTTCACCCAGCCGTCAACACAGTTCACCGTGTCGCATGAGTCGATCTTTTCGCTTATATCCTCGGCTGAAAGTATGAGAATCCTTACCGTCATCCCGGGCTCGATCACATCGGGCCCCTTGATAAAATAGGCGTACTTGGGCTCGATAATCTTCCCCTCGTAGCTGACCGTCCCTTTCGCCTCTCCCGCAGCCGCGGCTCCCGCGGACAACAGCAGAACCGCTATTAATACTAAAGTAAAACGCATATTCTCTCATCCTCCTTTCATACTCATCTACCTCAGCAGATGTTAAAAATCATCGAACGGTTTGTCCTGCCATTCGCGCCCGCACGATTTACAAATAAGCGTCGGAGAGTCTTCCTCGATTTCGCAACCACCGAGCCTTATCTCGCCCCTTCCGGCGCTTTCAAAGGTATCAGGGGTCGGCAGACCGTACACTATCGGGACTACATCCTCCGATCCGCATTCAGGGCAGACTATCATTTTACTCGACCTCTAAGTAGATATTAAGCGAACACCCTCCCCTCCGCAAGCACGTTTCCCAATACCGCCTCAAGGCCCCGCGCATCGCAAGCCTTGTCTCATACCGCCCATACTTTAAAATCGCCATTTGACAGAGGCAATAAGCCTGATGTACGATGTGTTTATCGATCATAAATCCAACAGCATATGAAGGTGCCGCAATTTAACGATACGCATATAATAATCACATCCGCGCGCGAATGACCCGCCGCCCGAGCCGGGATTTCCCCGGCCCCACCGAGTAATTCACCGAAGCACACGTTGATTCCGCGCAGGGACTGATAAAAAAAACAAAAAATAAAAAAATGAAAAAACAAGAGATAAAAAAAAATTTTTGTAGTACAATTAGAATCAGGAGGTATGGTTATGACCAAGAGTGATTTGATTGCGCACATAGCGGAAAAAACCGGGATCAGCCGCAGCCAGGCGAGCGATGTTCTGGATTCTGTTGTGAATGGCATCATTACCGGTCTCAGAAAAGATGGAAGCGCTCCGCTTACGGGCCTCGGTATTTTCAAGCTGGTAGACAGAAAAGCCCGTATGGGACGCAACCCCGCGACAGGCGAATCTATACACATTCCGGCCAAGAAGGTGTTAAAGTTCAAACCCTCCAAGGGCATTGAGCAAGATATAGCCTGAAACCCGCAGGGAAACTATCCGGACCTGTTAGGTAAATATTTTAAAACGTGGGGCGAACGTTATCACCTCCAGTGATTAGTTCGCCCTTTTCATTACGTATAGAACGGCTACCCACACCCCTTCATCCCGGTAGTGAGCTTACCGAGGTATCGAAAGATGTCATTCGTTAATCCGTCATTGCGAGCGAAGCGCGGCAATCTTGTTTTTCCTTTCCCGACATTACAGAACGATTCCGATCAACAATTGCGAGTGAGTGAGCAATTGGTCGGCCTCGGCTGACTGCAAATTATCCAGTCTATCTTGTTAAAAATGTCATAAAACCAAAGTGAGAAATCGGACGCCCTTGCCTACAGCGGTGCAACTAAAACATTTTAGCGTTAACAGAAGATTCTTAGCCATATTCCGTGCAGTCGTCCTCTTTTTTAAAAAACACACTATGTGTGTGCTTCTTTTCATCAAGGAAAAGAAGAGGAAATCTGTGTCTTATTTTTGTCATTGAGAGGCTGTAAAGGAGCCGCAGCAATCTCGACTTTCTTTTATTTCCTTCCCTCTGGGAGGGGGAAGGTTAGGATCGGGGTGAAACTACCTGTCATTCCCGAACCATAGTTCTGAACTAGTACAAGAGCCGGAGACCTCCCACGGCACCTACTCCATCTTCATCCCCGATTAAGACCTCTCCCGTAATTTCTGCACTATAATTAAAAGAAGAAGTGCCTAATCGAGTTAAGACTCTATGAAACTGACGAAAAAGAAGGGTAAAAAAACCAAGAAATCCCCTCTCAAAGACAAGCCGCTCCGCGAGGCCGGACAATCAACTCAGCAACAAATCTTCAATCTGGCTAATGTAGATTTTTTGCCTATTGCTATAGCGGCCATATTTCTATCTTACTTCGCGATCCTTGAATGGTGGCGCGATTTTCGCAATCTGCCCCCGGCTCCGATACAGGTAACCATTATAGCCTTAATCTTTATTGGATATTCAATATATAAGTACAGAAAAACAAAGAAGGAACTAGAGGCTCTCAAACTCGGCAGGGACGGTGAAAAAGAAGTTGCAGCGGAACTGGAAAACCTAAAAGAAATCGGCTGCAGTATTTTTCATGACATCGTAGGCTCGGGGTTCAATCTCGATCACGTAATAATTTCCGAAAAGGGGATCTTTGTAGTAGAGACAAAAACAAGAAGCAAACCAGTCAAAGGGAACCCGAAAATTATATATGACGGATCGGTGATCACGGCTGATGGACATATACTTAATCCTGACCCCGTCGCGCAAGTAAATGCCGGTGCCGGCTGGCTAAAAAATGTTTTGAAGGAATCCACTGGAAAATACTTCTCAGTAAAATCAGCTGTTGTTTTTCCCGGCTGGTTTGTAGAGAACAAAGTCCCGCCGAACTCGAACACCGCCTTGGTCCTAAACCCAAAGCTGCTTTGCGCTTATATCAAGAAACTGCCGGATACTATCTCCCGCGAGGACAAACATCTCGCCGCCTATCACATTTCGAGATACATCAGGGTTAATTACCAACCCTGAACCTTCAATCGATTATGCTCTTTGTTTCCTTGAGATCATTGAAGGCTTCTTCGGTAATATACTCTATCCCGGTATCCTCGTCATGCTTCACCTCGATGCCGAGCTCGATAACCCTCTCCAGGAGGCCCTCTATACCGATGTTCAGCATCCTGGCAGCCCTTTCAAGTGGAACGCTTGTTTCATCAATCATAATTCCAAGTTTACCTAACGTTTCCGCTACAAAATACCTGAATTCCACATGCCCTTAACATAAAATTCACCCGGTTTTCAAATTTCGGCCTTATAATTAGGTTAAGAGCAGTTAATCAAAGACTTTTAGTATTGGAGAGATGATGGAATTTTTAAAGACCGGAAATAAATACAGAGACAATTCTCCGCACGGAGCGGGGGCAGTCAGGCACGTAACGGAAGACCTCCGGGGCGCGAGCCGGAGCTTCTACATTGTGCTCTCGTCCGTTCTGCTCCTCTACCTGCTGTTCGAATGGCGCGAGTACGCGGCGGGATACCCGCAGGCGCCCGCGGTCCTGAGTGTAACGCTCAGCATGATTCTCGCCTTTTGCGTATACAAAATAATAACTTTCGATAACGAGGTAATGAACCGCGCGAGCGGCGCGGATTACGTATTTCCCGGAGCGCGTCATGAGTCAGCAGACTGGCCCGAGGGACTCGGAGGACACGGATTCCGCGTGCTCGAAGACGAGGTACGTCAGGGCCTGCGCCCGCGTAACGTGTTAATTTCGGAAAAGGGCGTCTTCGCCGTCGAGACAAGGACCCTGGACGGCACGGCAGAGGACGGCGGTGTCGTGGAGAATCTCGGCCCGGTACTGGGCGCGGACGGTTACATGCTTATCCCCAATCCTGTACAGGACCTGGAAGCGGAAGCCGCGTGGCTCGGAAACACCGTAATGGAAG belongs to Deltaproteobacteria bacterium and includes:
- the modA gene encoding molybdate ABC transporter substrate-binding protein, translating into MRFLTSCVLLSVLVFCSCAKNPTVEVDGICETGLRVAVADVFTGAAVKLAEDFSRRTGNRVCITTGASGELVEKIRLGFEYEVFMSDDTEHPELLVSEGRADSLVVYALSTISLYSTYWKLNRTGEEYLRSGQFNRIAVVDPEKSPHGRAAAEALESMGLYEKVRHKVVYGESIVGTLALVRAKEAEAGFVAYPELRDKDRRWAWPIPEDMHEPIEQAAVVLAGSNEKEAASLWMKYIVSEAGRGIIRKAGYRLGESGAERE
- a CDS encoding DUF3617 family protein, which codes for MRYTITTLIMLIFAAASFAGAEAEDMTLEVTPGKYEIKKETSTNLKPEPMTRTEETCITESKFDPQAALPDRENCSVSNMKKKGNNVTFDIDCKGGTQMLPMRGTAEYGTTQTTLSWKLNMKGMMEDQEVTVNSKGSGKRIGDCD
- a CDS encoding c-type cytochrome; translated protein: MKRSNSISLIILISGVLLAAVLVAGCGVKPASDGDSGTGGKASYSAAQEERGKELIEEWKCNFCHTPEVAGPGGKAAPDPGRLLSGHPADEKIPEMGDMIMGTAEYLEFLDNLDNTVWASDDRLVFSANITPDNETGIGAWTEEMFVETMREGRHMGLGRRILYPMPWRELGELDDAELTAIYAYLRTVKPVENRVPPPVMLFR
- a CDS encoding IPTL-CTERM sorting domain-containing protein, which encodes MRVILALIAVIALSAADAFAGIEQVVVSSVPTLGEWGMIAMFALLGIVGFIALRKRLAQDN
- a CDS encoding HU family DNA-binding protein codes for the protein MTKSDLIAHIAEKTGISRSQASDVLDSVVNGIITGLRKDGSAPLTGLGIFKLVDRKARMGRNPATGESIHIPAKKVLKFKPSKGIEQDIA
- a CDS encoding nuclease-related domain-containing protein, with amino-acid sequence MKLTKKKGKKTKKSPLKDKPLREAGQSTQQQIFNLANVDFLPIAIAAIFLSYFAILEWWRDFRNLPPAPIQVTIIALIFIGYSIYKYRKTKKELEALKLGRDGEKEVAAELENLKEIGCSIFHDIVGSGFNLDHVIISEKGIFVVETKTRSKPVKGNPKIIYDGSVITADGHILNPDPVAQVNAGAGWLKNVLKESTGKYFSVKSAVVFPGWFVENKVPPNSNTALVLNPKLLCAYIKKLPDTISREDKHLAAYHISRYIRVNYQP
- a CDS encoding nuclease-related domain-containing protein: MEFLKTGNKYRDNSPHGAGAVRHVTEDLRGASRSFYIVLSSVLLLYLLFEWREYAAGYPQAPAVLSVTLSMILAFCVYKIITFDNEVMNRASGADYVFPGARHESADWPEGLGGHGFRVLEDEVRQGLRPRNVLISEKGVFAVETRTLDGTAEDGGVVENLGPVLGADGYMLIPNPVQDLEAEAAWLGNTVMEATGKDLPVTPVILFPGMRVENNARPGEESVVTLNPEDLPAFIRQRSATLTPEDMDNVERLLTGYRMLN